In Cheilinus undulatus linkage group 16, ASM1832078v1, whole genome shotgun sequence, one DNA window encodes the following:
- the LOC121524196 gene encoding interleukin-6-like: MAALLQSALGAPTEVLPTESLAGDPSGEEVESTSESLSSSDLWGLILSVTNNHSEEFEAEFNNQVKYHMLEDIKIPSLPMSCPISNFSKEACLNRLVNGLFVYNVLLKHVEKEYPNNYKISETRANCGQLVNLIKRNMKHPERVIELPSSQEEQILQDINSPDTFQRKTTAHSILFHLRNFLLQGKRVIRKRENTRGHLAPIFRFSY; encoded by the exons ATGGCTGCTCTGCTGCAGAGCGCTCTAGGAGCTCCGACTGAAGTTTTACCCACCGAGAGCCTGGCAGGTGACCCCTCGGGTGAGGAAGTGGAGTCGACCTCTGAGTCTCTgagctcctctgacctctgggGCTTGATCCTTAGTGTGACCAACAATCACTCAGAGGAG TTTGAAGCGGAGTTCAACAACCAGGTGAAATATCATATGCTGGAGGACATCAAGATCCCTTCCCTCCCAATGAGCTGCCCAATTTCGAACTTCAGCAAG GAGGCCTGTCTCAACAGGTTGGTCAATGGTCTGTTTGTTTACAACGTTCTTCTCAAGCATGTGGAGAAAGAGTATCCGAACAACTACAAAATCTCTGAGACCAGAGCCAACTGCGGTCAGCTGGTCAACCTCATCAAAAGAAAT ATGAAGCATCCTGAACGTGTCATAGAGCTGCCCAGCAGCCAGGAGGAGCAGATTCTGCAAGATATCAACAGCCCTGACACCTTCCAAAGGAAGACGACTGCGCACAGCATCCTGTTCCACCTCCGCAACTTCCTCCTCCAAGGCAAAAGAGTgatcagaaaaagagaaaacaccaGAGGACATCTGGCACCCATCTTCAGGTTCAGCTACTGA